From the genome of Desulfomicrobium apsheronum, one region includes:
- a CDS encoding TrkH family potassium uptake protein, producing the protein MKHAQKFLSPAFLPVHFFFATILLGGVLLHLPISLNGTQLSWIDAMFTSVSATCVTGLVVVDTGTMFSTFGLTVIALLIQIGGLGVMTYTSLVFYLWRRRVSLTDRIAVGQSLQGDPSFNLGRFLVRLFLVCFGIEAVGAVVFYSLGLGGVDWFSAFFHSVSAFCNAGFSLYPDSLMRFSGNLPINLLFMLLIFLGGIGFHVLVELPGFLGSAFKARRLRDTLSWQSSLVIRTSLWLILIGWVVFFLIEQRQDGLFTALLQSLFQSVTARTAGFNSMDIGIMTDTSLFIMILLMVIGGSPGSCAGGIKTTTLRVLLGFAVSQIKGRDQVVVDRCGVDAPTVNKAMTLVIFAFVLIMCSVLVLTVTEGANQPHQMVRGKFMELFFEAASAFGTVGLSTGLTPTLSTPGKFVIMMLMFVGRLGPIVFLTMLQAWQTREHYRRAEKSMLIG; encoded by the coding sequence ATGAAGCACGCCCAAAAATTCCTCTCTCCGGCATTTCTTCCGGTCCATTTCTTCTTCGCGACCATCCTGCTTGGCGGAGTGCTGCTGCATCTGCCCATTTCGCTGAACGGAACGCAACTGAGCTGGATCGACGCCATGTTCACCTCGGTATCAGCCACCTGCGTGACCGGCCTTGTCGTCGTGGATACGGGGACCATGTTCTCGACCTTTGGCCTGACCGTCATTGCCTTGCTTATTCAGATCGGCGGCCTGGGAGTCATGACCTACACAAGCCTCGTCTTCTATCTGTGGCGACGGCGCGTTTCGTTGACCGACCGCATCGCGGTGGGGCAGTCCCTGCAGGGGGACCCGTCGTTCAACCTAGGGCGTTTTCTGGTGCGCCTTTTTCTGGTCTGTTTCGGAATCGAGGCTGTCGGTGCCGTGGTCTTTTATTCGCTCGGCCTTGGCGGGGTGGATTGGTTCAGTGCCTTTTTTCATTCCGTGTCCGCCTTCTGCAACGCGGGTTTCAGCCTCTATCCGGACAGCCTGATGCGCTTCTCCGGGAATTTGCCCATAAATCTGCTCTTCATGCTCCTCATTTTTTTGGGCGGGATCGGCTTTCACGTCCTGGTCGAACTTCCCGGATTTCTGGGCTCCGCCTTCAAGGCACGCCGTCTGCGGGACACGCTGAGCTGGCAGAGTTCGCTGGTCATCCGCACCAGCCTGTGGCTGATCCTCATCGGGTGGGTGGTGTTTTTTCTCATCGAGCAGAGGCAGGACGGACTGTTCACGGCGCTGCTGCAGAGCCTTTTTCAGTCCGTCACGGCCCGCACGGCCGGGTTCAACAGCATGGACATCGGGATCATGACCGACACCTCGCTCTTTATCATGATCCTGCTCATGGTCATCGGCGGTTCTCCGGGCTCATGCGCCGGAGGCATCAAGACCACGACCCTGCGCGTGCTTCTCGGTTTTGCCGTTTCCCAGATCAAGGGCCGCGACCAGGTGGTGGTGGATCGCTGCGGCGTTGACGCCCCCACCGTGAACAAGGCCATGACCCTCGTGATCTTCGCCTTTGTTCTCATCATGTGTTCCGTCCTCGTGCTCACTGTGACCGAAGGGGCGAACCAGCCGCACCAGATGGTACGCGGAAAATTCATGGAACTCTTTTTCGAGGCGGCTTCGGCATTCGGCACCGTGGGACTTAGCACCGGGCTCACGCCGACTCTTTCGACCCCGGGTAAATTTGTCATCATGATGCTCATGTTCGTCGGCAGACTCGGTCCCATCGTCTTCTTGACCATGCTTCAGGCATGGCAGACGAGGGAACATTACCGCCGTGCGGAGAAGAGCATGCTCATAGGCTAG
- a CDS encoding potassium channel family protein, which produces MARREFGVVGLGKFGLSLAKSLMTHGQTVVGVDSDPEKVKAASEVLTHAYQAEAVDKVALEQLGFGELPSVIVSTGHSMEASILITLFLKELGCKSVTVKAMSRDHEKVLIKVGADAVIFPERFAAEQLAAKLAVPGLIDYLPLGTNVILKEIIVEDWAGKTLRDLDLTNTIGIQVVAVKRLEEKQFVFVPKADEPLQKGDVLAVIGHGEELLDLDS; this is translated from the coding sequence ATGGCTCGCAGGGAATTTGGCGTCGTTGGTCTGGGCAAGTTCGGCCTGAGTCTGGCAAAGTCCTTGATGACGCACGGCCAGACGGTTGTCGGAGTCGATAGCGATCCGGAGAAGGTCAAGGCCGCTTCGGAGGTCCTGACCCATGCCTACCAGGCCGAGGCGGTGGACAAGGTCGCCCTGGAACAGCTCGGCTTTGGCGAACTGCCGTCGGTCATCGTCAGCACGGGCCATTCCATGGAGGCGAGCATCCTCATCACGCTGTTTCTGAAGGAGCTGGGCTGCAAGAGCGTGACGGTCAAGGCCATGAGTCGCGACCACGAAAAAGTGCTCATCAAGGTCGGAGCCGACGCGGTCATCTTCCCAGAGCGTTTCGCCGCCGAACAGCTGGCGGCCAAGCTGGCCGTGCCGGGCCTCATCGACTATCTGCCCCTGGGCACCAATGTCATCCTCAAGGAAATCATTGTGGAGGATTGGGCAGGCAAGACGCTTCGCGATCTTGACCTGACCAATACCATCGGCATCCAGGTAGTGGCCGTGAAGCGGCTTGAGGAGAAGCAGTTCGTGTTCGTGCCCAAGGCCGACGAGCCGTTGCAGAAGGGCGATGTCCTGGCTGTCATCGGACACGGGGAAGAGCTTTTGGACCTGGATTCCTGA
- a CDS encoding acyl-CoA thioesterase codes for MARVQIELPGSWLFRTRMDVRVTDVNYGGHLGNDRVLGLAHEARVRWLASCGLSEKDVGGVGLIMADAALVFRGEAFLGDELEVAVGAIEVRRSSFDLVYLLTRPADAVEIALVKTGMVCFDYSARKVSRLPQGLLRCLGSDA; via the coding sequence ATGGCGCGTGTGCAGATTGAGTTACCTGGGTCCTGGCTTTTCCGGACGAGGATGGACGTGCGGGTGACCGACGTGAATTATGGCGGGCACCTGGGCAACGACCGGGTGCTGGGACTTGCGCACGAGGCGCGGGTGCGCTGGCTGGCGTCTTGCGGCCTGTCCGAGAAGGACGTGGGCGGGGTGGGGCTCATCATGGCCGACGCAGCCCTTGTTTTCCGTGGCGAGGCGTTTCTGGGCGATGAACTGGAGGTGGCTGTCGGCGCCATCGAGGTGCGGCGTTCGAGCTTTGATCTTGTCTATCTTTTGACCCGCCCCGCCGATGCGGTCGAAATCGCCCTGGTCAAGACTGGCATGGTCTGTTTCGATTACTCCGCACGCAAGGTCTCCCGTCTGCCCCAGGGATTGCTCCGATGCCTGGGGAGTGACGCCTGA
- a CDS encoding DEAD/DEAH box helicase produces MQCRIAHKLFLTDIPEPIKTQVMAELTLENPKWLENLKMGRTNYKVSRHLKFYSARTNGGLILPRGYGGRLARICAEHGEAVEYKDERRSLPEVDFTFHGELRPYQDAACQAMLRRRFGTLCAPTGAGKTVCGLSLIARRRQPALIVVHTRDLAMQWVERIEQFLDIPARKVGMIGSGKSTVGEAVTVATVQSVYSRAKDLKKRVGHIIVDECHRAPSRTFTAAVTAFDCAFSLGLSATPYRRDGLTQLIFWHLGEMHARIDSDDLMDSGAIMRPEICIRPTAFVCERDPTEEYGLIIADLTEDVARNCQIVDEVAVEIASGRGVSLVLSDRKWHCRVLQELLLERHGISAAVLTGDTPLPERKRLVDQIQSNRISAVFATGQLIGEGFDASNLTSLFLATPIKFSGRLIQYLGRVLRPASGKAQPKVYDFVDEKVGVLNAAARARAEVYAGIES; encoded by the coding sequence ATGCAGTGCAGGATCGCCCACAAGCTCTTTCTGACCGACATCCCGGAGCCCATCAAGACCCAGGTCATGGCCGAGCTGACCCTGGAAAATCCCAAGTGGCTCGAAAACCTGAAGATGGGGCGCACCAACTACAAGGTCTCCCGGCATCTGAAGTTTTATTCCGCACGCACGAACGGAGGGCTCATCCTGCCGCGCGGCTATGGCGGCCGGTTGGCGCGGATCTGCGCGGAGCATGGCGAGGCCGTGGAGTACAAGGACGAGCGGCGCAGCCTGCCGGAAGTGGATTTCACCTTCCACGGGGAACTGCGCCCCTATCAGGATGCCGCCTGCCAGGCCATGCTCAGGCGTCGTTTCGGAACCCTGTGCGCGCCCACCGGAGCGGGCAAGACCGTGTGCGGCCTCTCGCTCATCGCCCGGCGCCGCCAGCCCGCGCTGATCGTCGTGCACACCCGGGACCTGGCCATGCAGTGGGTGGAGCGCATCGAGCAGTTCCTGGACATTCCGGCCCGCAAGGTGGGCATGATCGGCAGCGGCAAAAGCACGGTGGGGGAGGCCGTGACCGTGGCCACCGTGCAATCCGTGTACAGCCGGGCCAAGGATCTCAAGAAGCGCGTCGGCCACATCATCGTCGATGAATGCCATCGCGCCCCCAGCCGCACCTTCACCGCCGCAGTGACCGCCTTCGACTGCGCCTTTTCTCTTGGCCTCTCGGCCACCCCCTACCGGCGCGACGGCCTGACGCAGCTCATCTTCTGGCATCTGGGCGAAATGCACGCCCGCATCGACAGCGATGACCTGATGGACAGCGGGGCCATAATGCGGCCGGAGATCTGCATCCGGCCCACGGCATTCGTGTGCGAGCGCGACCCCACCGAGGAGTACGGCCTCATCATCGCCGATCTGACCGAGGACGTTGCGCGCAACTGCCAGATCGTCGACGAAGTTGCCGTCGAAATCGCGTCCGGGCGTGGAGTGAGCCTGGTCCTGTCCGACCGCAAGTGGCATTGCCGGGTGCTGCAGGAGCTTCTGCTCGAGCGCCACGGGATCAGCGCGGCGGTCCTGACCGGCGACACGCCCTTGCCGGAACGCAAGCGGCTGGTGGATCAGATTCAGTCGAACCGGATCAGCGCGGTCTTCGCCACGGGCCAGCTCATCGGCGAGGGTTTTGACGCCAGCAACCTGACCTCCCTGTTTCTGGCGACGCCCATCAAGTTCAGCGGCCGCCTGATCCAGTATCTGGGCCGGGTGCTGCGTCCGGCAAGCGGAAAAGCTCAACCAAAGGTTTATGATTTTGTGGACGAGAAGGTCGGCGTACTCAATGCGGCCGCCCGGGCAAGGGCGGAGGTTTATGCGGGGATTGAGAGCTAG
- a CDS encoding phosphotransferase enzyme family protein, whose protein sequence is MHPSHELLRDILSRWGLPFTGIHPQIRIQGSPERCLYRVVVDAGDSRLFLEELDARTLPRKRVVAERIAHLAFGELPVAVPLTGLDGSHVQLADGRHWQLTPFLTGIELGRESYWREAWRGKALAIFLHDLSQVGRDLGIDEEVFDLRGYVLRIVDDAKRLHPKVHAQLAPVFTLVEKRLAACPTLPVAFCHGDPHPLNMIWGKDRILAAIDWEFCGPKCVLHDMALILGCVGSEDENALDGPFITAFLDTLRCRGLLDSTLEPHLPTWTLALRTAWLAEWLRREDTDMIEFEIFYMTTLADRFFKG, encoded by the coding sequence ATGCATCCATCCCACGAACTTCTGCGCGACATCCTGAGCCGCTGGGGGCTGCCTTTCACCGGCATTCATCCCCAAATCCGCATCCAGGGCAGCCCTGAGCGCTGTCTGTACCGAGTTGTTGTGGATGCCGGAGATTCCCGACTTTTCCTTGAAGAACTGGACGCCCGAACACTGCCGCGCAAAAGGGTGGTAGCCGAACGCATCGCTCATCTGGCGTTTGGGGAATTGCCTGTGGCCGTGCCTCTGACGGGGCTTGACGGGAGCCATGTTCAGCTTGCAGATGGCCGCCACTGGCAGCTGACGCCTTTTCTGACGGGAATTGAACTCGGCAGGGAAAGTTACTGGCGGGAGGCATGGCGCGGCAAGGCCCTGGCCATCTTTCTGCACGACCTGAGTCAGGTTGGCCGGGATCTTGGTATTGACGAAGAGGTCTTCGATCTGCGCGGGTATGTTCTCAGGATAGTTGACGACGCCAAGCGTTTGCATCCGAAAGTGCACGCACAGCTCGCCCCCGTCTTCACTCTCGTCGAAAAGAGGCTTGCGGCGTGCCCGACTCTGCCCGTGGCCTTCTGCCACGGTGACCCGCATCCTTTGAACATGATCTGGGGAAAAGACCGCATCCTGGCGGCCATCGATTGGGAATTCTGCGGACCAAAATGCGTCCTGCACGACATGGCCCTGATCCTTGGCTGCGTCGGCAGCGAAGATGAAAACGCGCTGGACGGCCCCTTCATCACGGCCTTTCTGGACACCCTGCGCTGCCGCGGCCTGCTGGACAGCACGCTGGAACCGCACCTGCCAACCTGGACCCTGGCCCTGCGCACGGCCTGGCTGGCGGAATGGCTGCGCCGGGAAGACACGGACATGATCGAATTCGAGATCTTCTACATGACGACCCTGGCGGATCGCTTCTTCAAGGGGTAA
- the uraA gene encoding uracil permease, with the protein MSRRIIQVDEKVPLLQGFPLSLQHLFAMFGASVLVPTLFKIDPAIVLLMNGIGTLIYLFLCKGKAPAFLGSSFAFLSPVFVVLGADQALWGGNYSYALGGFIASGLIFCTVALIIGRFGSDWIKIVLPPATMGPIVALIGLELAGVATGMAGIMPDDSGAYSMDAIIVSMVTLLVVAFGSIVFRGFMAVIPVLVGIIVGYAVAIAMGMVDFATITTAPVISFPTVYLPKFDINMILIIIPASLVVISEHIGHLVVTGNIIGRDLVKDPGLHRSLLGDGIATTLSGFMGSVPVTTYGENIGVMAITRVYSVWVIGGAAVISICLAFVGKLSAFIQSIPTPVMGGICILLFGVIAASGIRMLVEAKVDYSKPANLILTAVVLIVGLSGTALHIGTVQLKGMALGTVVGMTLSMIFHLLDHLGLTNQPAEH; encoded by the coding sequence ATGAGCAGAAGGATTATCCAGGTTGATGAAAAAGTTCCATTACTTCAAGGCTTTCCTTTAAGCCTCCAGCATCTTTTCGCCATGTTCGGCGCGTCGGTGCTGGTTCCAACCCTGTTCAAGATCGATCCGGCCATCGTGCTCCTCATGAACGGCATCGGAACGCTCATCTACCTGTTCCTCTGCAAGGGCAAAGCACCCGCGTTTCTGGGTTCGAGCTTCGCGTTTCTGTCTCCTGTCTTCGTCGTTCTCGGCGCAGATCAAGCTCTGTGGGGAGGCAATTACTCCTACGCGCTGGGCGGCTTCATCGCCTCGGGCCTGATCTTCTGCACCGTGGCGCTGATCATCGGTCGCTTCGGATCCGACTGGATCAAGATCGTGCTTCCCCCGGCCACCATGGGCCCCATTGTCGCCCTCATCGGCCTGGAGCTGGCCGGAGTGGCCACGGGCATGGCCGGCATCATGCCCGACGATTCCGGGGCCTATAGCATGGACGCCATCATCGTCTCCATGGTCACCCTGCTGGTCGTCGCCTTCGGGTCCATCGTGTTTCGCGGCTTCATGGCGGTCATCCCGGTCCTGGTCGGCATCATCGTGGGCTATGCGGTGGCCATCGCCATGGGCATGGTCGATTTCGCGACCATCACCACGGCCCCGGTCATCTCCTTCCCGACCGTGTACCTGCCCAAGTTCGACATCAACATGATCCTGATCATCATCCCGGCCTCGCTGGTGGTCATCTCCGAGCACATCGGCCATCTGGTCGTCACCGGCAACATCATCGGCCGCGATCTGGTCAAGGATCCCGGCCTGCACCGCTCGCTGCTCGGCGACGGCATCGCCACCACCCTGTCGGGTTTCATGGGCTCCGTGCCCGTGACCACATACGGCGAGAACATCGGCGTCATGGCCATCACCCGCGTCTACTCCGTGTGGGTCATCGGCGGCGCGGCGGTCATCTCCATCTGTCTGGCCTTTGTCGGCAAGCTGTCGGCCTTCATCCAGTCCATCCCCACTCCCGTCATGGGCGGCATCTGCATCCTGCTTTTCGGCGTCATCGCCGCCTCGGGCATCCGCATGCTGGTCGAAGCCAAGGTCGACTACTCCAAGCCCGCCAACCTGATCCTGACCGCCGTGGTGCTCATCGTGGGTCTGAGCGGCACGGCCCTGCACATCGGCACGGTGCAGCTCAAGGGCATGGCCCTGGGCACGGTGGTAGGCATGACCCTGTCCATGATCTTCCATCTTCTGGACCACCTCGGCCTGACCAACCAGCCGGCCGAACACTAG
- the bioD gene encoding dethiobiotin synthase: MTTDKIIFVTGTDTDVGKTVVSLLVMRALAARDAVYLKPVQTGCTDPGQGSDASFVHDLLPGGLPGGMTPADCIHSCRPLPKAPLFAGDPVDFDALCRFIAAHAAGHEITVVEGAGGLLVPITAQKTMLDLAIQTGATLLVVGRAGLGTINHTLLTLEALKARKAACLGVVLTDPTDAVLELDRTENSSAIENFSGLPVHGVIGRIADLRNPHGHAQAVIEKILSSQGS; the protein is encoded by the coding sequence ATGACCACCGACAAAATCATCTTCGTCACCGGCACGGATACGGACGTAGGCAAGACCGTGGTCAGCCTGCTCGTCATGCGCGCCCTGGCCGCCCGCGACGCCGTGTACCTCAAGCCCGTGCAGACGGGTTGTACCGATCCCGGGCAGGGCTCCGACGCGTCCTTCGTGCACGACCTGCTACCCGGCGGTCTGCCGGGGGGCATGACGCCTGCGGACTGCATCCATTCCTGCCGCCCCTTGCCCAAGGCCCCCCTTTTCGCGGGTGATCCCGTGGATTTCGACGCTCTGTGCCGCTTCATCGCCGCCCATGCCGCCGGCCACGAGATCACGGTTGTGGAAGGCGCGGGCGGACTGCTGGTACCGATAACGGCACAAAAAACCATGCTCGATCTGGCCATACAGACAGGAGCCACCCTGCTCGTGGTCGGCCGCGCCGGTCTGGGCACCATCAATCACACCCTGCTGACCCTTGAAGCCCTGAAGGCCCGCAAGGCCGCTTGTCTGGGCGTGGTCCTGACCGATCCCACGGACGCCGTTTTGGAGCTTGACCGGACCGAAAACAGCTCTGCTATCGAAAACTTCTCCGGGCTGCCCGTGCATGGAGTCATCGGCCGCATCGCCGACCTGCGCAATCCGCATGGCCACGCACAGGCCGTGATCGAAAAAATCCTCTCCTCCCAGGGTTCCTGA
- a CDS encoding aminotransferase class I/II-fold pyridoxal phosphate-dependent enzyme has protein sequence MPEQNFLERLKNETEARRQAGLGRELLPVTGRNGASVILDGRAHLNFSSNDFLGLAQDRELAETLAQLCRRFGSGSGASRLVTGTTRSTLDAEQALADYFGYESCLILGSGFLANLTLIATLFSERDTLLLDKRAHTSTLAGVRHSRARFHTFRHNRMSHLRKLLMAYPAQAVLTESLFSMDADSPDFAALEALKSENGFLCIVDEAHAFGVLGPGGRGLGRAVADVAVGTLGKAFGLFGAFILCPRAVREHLIHFGQGFIYTTSLPPWHGDMVMAMLDRVGQSGARREHLRTLGNLACKELPEAGLQVRGEAHILALEVGEENRCQRLATALREAGMLVFAARYPTVPLGQAMLRVCLTAEHDTDDIFRLRDAISNALHRESAS, from the coding sequence ATGCCTGAGCAAAATTTCCTTGAGCGTCTGAAAAACGAGACAGAAGCCCGCCGCCAGGCCGGTCTCGGTCGCGAGCTTCTGCCCGTGACCGGGCGGAATGGCGCCAGCGTCATCCTGGACGGACGCGCGCATCTCAATTTTTCATCCAACGATTTTCTGGGTCTGGCCCAGGACCGGGAACTGGCCGAAACCCTGGCGCAGCTTTGCCGACGCTTCGGCAGCGGCAGCGGCGCCTCGCGCCTGGTCACGGGCACGACCCGCTCCACCCTGGACGCGGAACAGGCCCTGGCCGACTATTTCGGATACGAATCCTGCCTGATCCTCGGCAGTGGTTTTTTGGCCAACCTCACGCTCATCGCCACCCTGTTTTCCGAAAGGGACACGCTCCTGCTCGACAAGCGCGCCCATACCAGCACCCTGGCCGGGGTGCGTCACAGCCGGGCGCGGTTCCACACCTTCCGCCACAACCGCATGAGCCATCTGCGCAAGTTGCTCATGGCCTACCCGGCCCAGGCCGTGCTGACCGAATCGCTGTTCAGCATGGACGCTGACAGCCCGGACTTTGCGGCCCTTGAAGCGCTCAAAAGCGAAAACGGTTTTCTGTGCATCGTGGACGAGGCGCATGCCTTCGGTGTTCTGGGCCCCGGCGGACGGGGGCTGGGCCGCGCGGTGGCCGATGTGGCCGTGGGCACGCTGGGCAAGGCCTTCGGATTGTTCGGGGCGTTCATCCTCTGCCCCCGGGCCGTGCGCGAGCATCTGATCCATTTTGGACAGGGCTTCATCTACACCACGTCCCTGCCGCCCTGGCACGGGGACATGGTCATGGCCATGCTCGACCGGGTCGGCCAGTCGGGAGCCCGGCGCGAGCACCTGCGCACGCTTGGAAATCTGGCCTGCAAGGAGCTGCCGGAGGCTGGTTTGCAGGTTCGCGGAGAGGCTCACATCCTGGCACTGGAAGTCGGCGAAGAAAATCGTTGCCAGCGACTGGCCACGGCCCTGCGCGAAGCGGGAATGCTGGTCTTCGCGGCCCGCTACCCCACCGTGCCTTTGGGACAGGCCATGCTGCGGGTCTGTCTGACCGCCGAACACGACACGGACGACATATTTCGGCTGCGCGACGCCATTTCGAACGCGCTGCACAGGGAGAGCGCGTCATGA
- a CDS encoding beta-ketoacyl-[acyl-carrier-protein] synthase family protein: MNGARRVVITGSGFVLPLGSAREDVFSALQRPHGPFLRSVADPEVAICPVPDFDLKAHVSRCKNGRYLTRGQQLCLAAAVRAVDDAGLGPDELGQAGLFLGLGPNLQARPRDDKALWLLDYLPNTVTSVMAGMLGIHGENLTILTACAASTQALGQAFRAVATGLADVALAGGGDSRLSPEAVRAYKQAGVLATGFDRPELACRPFDRDRCGFAIGEGGAVFALECLEHARARGARILAEIVSASSSLDGGSLTGPDPTGHAGGTAVLRCLEALGTEDLCVLAHGTGTVLNDSVEGEILARNTTQAMGIAAFKSRIGHLAAACGCAELALGLICAGKAHFPAIAGLETPCRDDLPLLREPLRRSPRALLLQSFGFGGQNACLGVRPWS, translated from the coding sequence ATGAACGGCGCGCGCCGGGTGGTGATCACCGGCAGCGGGTTCGTGCTGCCGCTCGGTTCCGCCAGGGAGGACGTCTTCTCCGCCCTGCAAAGACCTCACGGCCCTTTTCTTCGCTCCGTGGCAGATCCGGAGGTCGCGATTTGCCCGGTCCCCGATTTTGATCTCAAGGCCCATGTCAGCCGCTGCAAGAACGGCCGCTATCTGACCCGAGGCCAGCAACTCTGCCTGGCCGCCGCCGTCAGGGCCGTGGACGACGCCGGGCTCGGCCCCGACGAACTGGGTCAGGCCGGACTTTTTCTGGGGCTCGGCCCAAATCTGCAGGCCCGCCCACGTGATGACAAGGCCTTGTGGCTTCTGGACTATCTTCCCAACACCGTGACCTCGGTCATGGCCGGGATGCTGGGCATACACGGCGAAAACCTGACCATCCTGACTGCCTGCGCGGCTTCGACCCAGGCGCTCGGGCAGGCCTTTCGGGCCGTGGCGACGGGGCTTGCGGACGTGGCCCTGGCCGGTGGCGGAGATTCACGCCTTTCCCCGGAGGCCGTTCGCGCCTACAAACAGGCCGGAGTGCTGGCCACGGGTTTCGATCGCCCGGAACTGGCCTGCAGGCCCTTTGACCGGGACCGCTGCGGTTTTGCCATCGGCGAAGGGGGGGCGGTCTTCGCGCTGGAGTGCCTGGAACATGCCAGGGCTCGCGGAGCCCGGATTCTGGCCGAGATCGTCAGCGCCTCCTCTTCCCTGGACGGAGGCAGCCTGACCGGTCCCGACCCCACCGGACACGCCGGCGGCACCGCAGTGCTGCGCTGTCTGGAAGCGCTTGGCACCGAAGACCTCTGCGTCCTTGCGCATGGCACGGGCACGGTCCTGAACGACTCGGTGGAGGGGGAAATTCTGGCCCGGAACACGACCCAGGCCATGGGCATCGCGGCCTTCAAGTCCAGGATCGGCCATCTGGCGGCGGCCTGCGGCTGCGCGGAACTTGCGCTTGGCCTCATCTGCGCCGGGAAAGCACATTTCCCGGCCATCGCCGGGCTTGAAACCCCTTGCCGGGACGACCTGCCCCTGCTGCGCGAACCCTTGCGGCGCAGCCCCCGGGCCCTCCTGCTGCAAAGTTTCGGTTTTGGGGGCCAAAACGCCTGTCTGGGGGTGCGGCCTTGGAGCTAG
- a CDS encoding acyl carrier protein has protein sequence MNPFPSICSILAEILDLDPAEITPETYVIRTLKAESIDLLEIGVAMQHRLGIAVDDDLIFLKNVRIILNRAGRDNIDALSALKSEYPYLSEPRVQEILDDLPAGPVLQVRDLVAYAQGFPAATAGH, from the coding sequence ATGAACCCTTTCCCGAGCATCTGTTCCATTCTGGCCGAAATCCTGGACCTGGACCCGGCGGAGATCACCCCCGAGACCTACGTCATCCGCACTCTAAAAGCCGAATCCATCGACCTGCTTGAGATTGGGGTGGCCATGCAGCACAGGCTTGGCATCGCCGTGGACGACGACCTGATTTTTCTCAAGAACGTGCGCATCATCCTGAACCGGGCAGGACGCGACAACATCGATGCCCTGTCGGCACTCAAATCGGAATATCCCTATCTGTCCGAGCCCCGCGTGCAGGAAATCCTGGACGACCTGCCCGCCGGACCGGTGCTGCAGGTGCGCGATCTGGTGGCGTATGCTCAGGGCTTCCCGGCCGCCACGGCAGGGCACTGA
- a CDS encoding SDR family NAD(P)-dependent oxidoreductase — protein MKLDFRGKTVLILGGGCSIGLALTNLLLEEGLAVTATHASEDGKAAIYRKFPELTGKSPWLDLGDKASQTSLAPLLETGVDYLVDLAHADHEVLLAAAGETDMDTYFQANIANRLLLLKAVTRSMLARRFGRLVHLSSTAAAMPAPGQGFYGATKRAAEGLYQSLALELGPRGISTLSLRLGLVDAGRGERFLDKTDRRQDLSQKIVTVEQTAGTLLFLLSDQALALTCTTITMDAGLTAQKYA, from the coding sequence ATGAAGCTCGACTTTCGCGGCAAGACAGTGCTCATCCTCGGAGGCGGCTGCTCCATCGGCCTGGCGCTGACGAATCTGCTGCTGGAAGAAGGCCTCGCCGTCACCGCGACACACGCCTCGGAAGACGGAAAAGCCGCCATATACCGAAAATTTCCGGAACTGACGGGCAAGAGCCCGTGGCTGGACCTCGGTGACAAGGCCAGCCAGACCTCCCTTGCCCCCCTGCTTGAAACCGGGGTGGATTATCTGGTCGATCTTGCCCATGCCGACCACGAAGTACTCCTCGCGGCCGCAGGCGAAACCGACATGGACACATATTTCCAGGCCAATATCGCCAACCGGCTGCTCTTGCTCAAGGCGGTGACCCGGTCCATGCTGGCACGCCGTTTCGGGCGGCTCGTGCATCTTTCCTCCACCGCCGCCGCCATGCCCGCCCCCGGCCAGGGTTTTTACGGCGCGACCAAAAGAGCGGCCGAAGGGCTGTACCAAAGCCTGGCCCTGGAGCTTGGCCCGCGCGGAATTTCGACCCTGAGCCTGCGTCTTGGTCTCGTCGATGCCGGACGCGGGGAACGCTTTCTGGACAAGACGGACAGGCGGCAAGACCTGTCGCAAAAAATCGTGACCGTGGAGCAGACAGCGGGCACGCTCCTGTTTCTTCTTTCCGACCAGGCCCTGGCCCTGACCTGCACAACCATCACCATGGACGCCGGACTGACGGCGCAAAAATACGCATGA